One segment of Mycolicibacterium baixiangningiae DNA contains the following:
- a CDS encoding SDR family NAD(P)-dependent oxidoreductase, translated as MAIDPSGILLTGRVAVVTGGGAGIGLGIASGLAAFGAAVAAALDRTAAELGTVTVLVNNAGGTFSSPLQDTSENAWDALYKANLRHVLLCTQRVAGQMVDTGVGGSVISVTSIEGVRAAPGYAAYAAAKAGVINYTRTAAFELAPHGIRVNALAPDVIVTEGLMALSPAGPPAGIGDAIPMGRPGSDDEMAGAAVFLASDLASYITGQTLHVDGGTHAAGGWYRHPRTGAATLGPG; from the coding sequence ATGGCCATCGACCCCTCCGGCATCCTGCTCACCGGCCGCGTCGCCGTGGTCACCGGCGGCGGCGCCGGTATCGGCCTCGGCATCGCCTCGGGTCTGGCCGCGTTCGGTGCAGCGGTGGCGGCGGCCCTCGACCGGACCGCCGCCGAACTCGGCACCGTGACCGTCCTGGTCAACAACGCGGGCGGCACGTTCTCCTCGCCGCTGCAGGACACCTCCGAAAACGCCTGGGACGCACTGTACAAGGCGAACCTGCGGCACGTCCTGCTGTGCACCCAGCGGGTGGCCGGGCAAATGGTCGACACCGGCGTCGGCGGCAGCGTGATCTCCGTGACGTCCATAGAAGGCGTGCGGGCCGCACCCGGTTACGCGGCGTACGCGGCGGCCAAAGCCGGCGTCATCAACTACACCAGAACCGCGGCGTTCGAGCTGGCGCCGCACGGAATCCGGGTGAACGCACTGGCCCCTGACGTCATCGTCACCGAGGGGCTGATGGCCTTGTCGCCGGCCGGCCCACCCGCGGGCATCGGCGATGCGATACCGATGGGCCGCCCCGGCAGCGACGACGAGATGGCGGGCGCGGCAGTGTTTCTCGCATCAGATCTGGCCAGTTACATCACGGGGCAGACGCTGCACGTCGACGGCGGGACGCACGCGGCGGGCGGCTGGTACCGGCACCCGCGGACGGGTGCGGCCACCCTGGGCCCTGGTTAA
- a CDS encoding CaiB/BaiF CoA transferase family protein, producing MTTPPLDGFRVVDLSTGIAGAYCTKLLADGGAEVVKVEPPEGDPLRGWSASGAGTGGDGALFSYLACSKHSVVAGPSDTSFADDLLASADAVVWSRGSSIAEHPDLAPQTIHRRHPGLIVTAITPFGLDGPWTDCPATEFTLQAWSGGIVGLGRGAPDRAPVYVGGQIGDYLAGAYASVATLASRVRGVGELIDLSMLETQIAGLTYYPVTYHRMLDRPWRDARKLTVPGIARAKDGLVDIGCGTAQQWFDLCAMTGHDEWIDEDSPLSITVQANEKAEELYAWVAEQTVEEVRDLASAFRIPNAPVANGENITALDHYVERGSFTTNPRDGFTQPGHPYRLSPAVLRAPQPAPRLGEHTEAYRRNGIPGRRGDASTAGNAVSRALPFEGLRVLDMTTFWAGPSCTHILALLGAEVIHVESTRRPDGTRLIAGIPATEDQWWERSPIFSGLNTNKKGLTLDLHTSRGRELLNRLIATADVVVENFTPRVLDHLGLDFAAVQALRPDAIMLRMPGFGLDGPWRDNPAFAYVIEAAAGISWLTGYPDRNPNEPYSVGDPNAGIHALNGLLLALEHRRRTGKGVLVEAAMVDAALNVAAEQVIEYTAYGALLGRSGNRGPVSAPQNLYRSNNIDEFGRSDSWVAIAVSTDAQWAALCTAVGAADWAADPALDCADGRRAAHDHIDERLSQWCVERSADDIVGCLWDAGVPVAKVMQPHRQIELPQLAHRGFFEEVGHPVNRPTPHSSLPFRMSAGPQRFHRHPAPLLGQHTEELLAELGLSADEIAQLAADNVIGHTV from the coding sequence ATGACCACACCGCCACTCGACGGATTTCGCGTCGTCGACCTGTCGACCGGGATCGCGGGTGCCTACTGCACGAAGTTGCTCGCCGACGGCGGTGCCGAGGTGGTCAAAGTCGAACCACCCGAGGGCGATCCGCTGCGCGGGTGGTCGGCGTCGGGTGCCGGTACCGGCGGTGACGGGGCACTGTTCTCGTATCTGGCCTGTTCGAAACACAGCGTGGTGGCCGGTCCGTCGGACACTTCGTTCGCCGACGACCTGCTCGCGTCCGCCGACGCGGTGGTGTGGTCTCGAGGATCGTCGATCGCCGAGCACCCCGACCTCGCGCCGCAGACGATCCACCGGCGGCATCCGGGCCTGATCGTCACGGCGATCACGCCGTTCGGGCTGGACGGCCCGTGGACCGATTGTCCGGCAACCGAATTCACCCTGCAGGCGTGGTCGGGCGGGATCGTCGGGCTGGGCCGGGGCGCCCCGGACCGGGCACCGGTGTACGTGGGCGGACAGATCGGTGACTACCTCGCCGGTGCGTACGCCAGCGTGGCCACGCTCGCCAGCCGGGTCCGCGGCGTCGGCGAGCTGATCGACCTGTCGATGCTCGAGACCCAGATCGCCGGGCTGACCTACTACCCGGTGACCTACCACCGGATGCTGGACCGGCCGTGGCGCGACGCCCGCAAGCTCACCGTGCCCGGTATCGCCCGCGCCAAGGACGGCCTGGTCGACATCGGCTGCGGCACCGCTCAGCAGTGGTTCGACCTGTGCGCGATGACCGGACACGACGAGTGGATCGACGAGGACTCACCGCTGTCGATCACCGTGCAGGCCAACGAGAAGGCCGAGGAGCTCTACGCCTGGGTGGCCGAGCAGACCGTCGAGGAGGTCCGCGATCTCGCGTCGGCGTTCCGCATACCCAACGCGCCGGTGGCCAACGGCGAGAACATCACCGCGCTCGACCATTACGTGGAGCGGGGGTCGTTCACGACCAATCCCCGCGACGGGTTCACCCAGCCCGGCCACCCCTACCGGCTGAGCCCCGCGGTGCTGCGCGCGCCGCAGCCCGCACCCCGGCTGGGGGAGCACACCGAGGCCTACCGCCGAAACGGCATTCCCGGTCGTCGCGGCGACGCCTCAACGGCCGGGAACGCGGTTTCGCGAGCGCTGCCCTTCGAGGGGTTGCGGGTGCTGGACATGACGACGTTCTGGGCGGGCCCGTCGTGCACTCACATCCTCGCGCTGCTGGGCGCCGAGGTCATCCACGTCGAGTCGACGCGTCGTCCCGACGGCACCCGCCTGATCGCCGGCATCCCCGCCACCGAGGACCAGTGGTGGGAGCGGTCGCCGATCTTCTCCGGCCTGAACACCAACAAGAAGGGCCTGACGCTAGACCTGCACACCTCGCGCGGGCGGGAACTGCTGAACCGCCTGATCGCGACGGCCGACGTGGTGGTGGAGAACTTCACCCCCCGGGTGCTCGACCATCTCGGCCTCGACTTCGCCGCCGTGCAGGCGCTGCGGCCCGACGCGATCATGCTGCGGATGCCGGGCTTCGGCCTCGACGGGCCGTGGCGGGACAACCCGGCGTTCGCCTACGTGATCGAGGCGGCGGCCGGAATCAGCTGGCTCACCGGCTATCCCGACCGCAACCCCAACGAGCCCTATTCCGTGGGCGACCCCAATGCGGGTATCCATGCGCTCAACGGGCTGCTGCTGGCGCTCGAGCACCGCCGCCGCACCGGAAAGGGAGTGCTGGTGGAGGCCGCGATGGTGGACGCCGCACTCAACGTCGCCGCCGAACAGGTCATCGAATACACCGCCTACGGCGCGCTGCTGGGCCGATCGGGTAACCGCGGCCCCGTCTCCGCGCCCCAGAACCTGTACCGCAGCAACAACATCGACGAGTTCGGCCGTTCCGACAGCTGGGTCGCGATCGCGGTGAGCACCGATGCGCAGTGGGCCGCCCTGTGCACGGCCGTCGGTGCCGCGGACTGGGCGGCCGACCCGGCGCTGGATTGCGCCGACGGCCGTCGCGCCGCACACGACCACATCGACGAACGTCTCTCACAGTGGTGCGTGGAGCGCAGCGCCGATGACATCGTCGGCTGCCTGTGGGACGCCGGCGTCCCGGTGGCCAAGGTCATGCAGCCGCACCGGCAAATCGAACTGCCGCAGCTCGCCCACCGCGGCTTCTTCGAAGAGGTCGGGCACCCGGTGAACCGTCCCACGCCGCACAGCTCGTTACCCTTCCGGATGTCGGCCGGGCCGCAACGCTTCCACCGCCATCCGGCGCCGCTGCTCGGACAGCACACCGAAGAGCTACTCGCCGAACTCGGGCTCAGCGCGGACGAGATCGCCCAACTCGCCGCCGACAACGTGATCGGCCACACCGTCTGA